The following are encoded together in the uncultured Sphaerochaeta sp. genome:
- a CDS encoding AEC family transporter: MQKLVFSLSIITIGLVIGYISQRLALTGKIKVDASLAKQRKILQRVVLLCLNPIATIGAIWILSFDNVRITLMPAIGILAMITGGLAALVIGKLIRLKPRQQGAFLSCGAMSNVGSIGALLVYVFLGEAAFALVAMYKLFEQIISYTIWFPAAKSFSPLLQQKEKRGKALKILADPFVLVTVASIIIGLVLNTLEVPRPAFYSNLNAVIIPSASLILLISIGMAMKFGKIQAYLKPALLVSAIKYLLVPVVVTGTAYLLGLGDIDNGLPLKVILILSSMPVGFTALVPPSIYDLDVDLANAGWMVTTALLVVVIPLQMLMVKVI; encoded by the coding sequence ATGCAGAAACTCGTATTCTCTCTGTCAATAATTACCATAGGACTGGTAATAGGGTACATCAGCCAAAGGCTTGCCCTCACTGGCAAGATTAAAGTAGATGCCTCTCTTGCCAAACAAAGGAAAATCCTCCAGAGGGTAGTACTGCTCTGCCTCAATCCAATTGCCACGATAGGAGCCATCTGGATCCTTTCGTTTGACAATGTACGCATAACACTCATGCCTGCAATAGGAATCCTTGCAATGATAACCGGAGGACTTGCAGCCCTTGTCATTGGAAAGCTCATCAGACTGAAGCCAAGGCAACAGGGAGCCTTTCTCAGTTGTGGGGCAATGTCCAACGTAGGGTCAATCGGAGCGCTTTTGGTATATGTCTTCTTGGGAGAAGCTGCCTTTGCACTGGTAGCCATGTACAAGCTGTTTGAGCAAATCATCTCCTATACCATATGGTTTCCCGCTGCAAAAAGCTTTTCGCCTCTCTTGCAGCAAAAAGAAAAGAGAGGGAAAGCATTGAAAATACTCGCTGACCCCTTCGTTCTCGTTACCGTTGCAAGTATTATCATCGGTCTTGTGCTCAACACCCTAGAGGTACCCAGACCTGCATTTTACAGCAACCTCAACGCAGTGATCATCCCATCAGCAAGCCTGATCTTGCTTATCTCCATTGGAATGGCAATGAAATTCGGCAAAATACAGGCCTATCTCAAGCCAGCTCTTCTTGTATCTGCGATCAAGTATCTGCTTGTCCCGGTTGTGGTGACAGGGACAGCCTATCTCCTCGGCCTTGGAGACATCGATAATGGGCTACCATTGAAGGTAATCCTCATTCTTTCTTCAATGCCGGTAGGATTTACCGCGCTGGTACCTCCCTCCATCTATGATCTGGATGTCGACCTTGCAAATGCCGGATGGATGGTAACGACAGCACTCCTGGTGGTGGTCATCCCCCTACAGATGCTCATGGTCAAAGTCATATAA
- a CDS encoding MFS transporter → MNIKTLIHRDLQAFFMLWITQSCSQLGSSMTSFALVLYLYEKSGSALSTALLSVCSYAPYILLSMFAGALSDTWNKKRTMLVCDSLAAISTIVVFVLLQMDQLQIWHLYGLNVINGMMNTVQQPASEVAVSLITPRRFYQKVSGLKSFSNALNTMLTPIIATALYAFAGMQAIILVDVSTFLFAFTILLSCIRIPQRDSVSKTDKESVLKATGEGIRYLKQNRGILNLILFLSAINLTASLYNAALPAMLLSRSGGGATALGWVTMVTGFATLVGSIVASVIRAPKSRVKVIYWSLLFSMSAENFMLAFGKSIPVWCIGAILGWIAIPLMGTNLGAILRLHIPIEMQGRVYATRNTLQFCTIPVGYLLGGFLVDQVFEPFVAEHATNDLLISLFGSGKGSGAAFLFAVIGVIGVATCLVFGKNRAIWGLEQKEPMDEKD, encoded by the coding sequence ATGAACATAAAAACACTCATTCACCGGGATTTACAGGCATTTTTTATGCTCTGGATTACCCAGTCATGCTCTCAACTCGGGAGCTCGATGACCAGTTTTGCACTGGTTCTCTATCTGTACGAGAAAAGTGGTTCTGCGTTATCGACAGCACTGCTGTCTGTGTGCTCGTATGCACCGTACATTCTTCTCAGTATGTTCGCAGGAGCGCTCAGCGACACCTGGAACAAGAAACGGACCATGCTTGTTTGTGATAGCCTGGCGGCAATCAGCACGATTGTTGTGTTTGTACTGCTGCAGATGGACCAACTGCAGATCTGGCATCTCTATGGGCTGAATGTGATAAATGGGATGATGAATACGGTACAACAACCGGCTTCGGAAGTTGCAGTGAGCCTGATAACCCCCCGCAGGTTCTATCAGAAGGTCAGTGGTCTGAAATCCTTTTCCAATGCCCTGAATACCATGCTCACACCCATAATCGCCACTGCTCTCTATGCCTTTGCAGGCATGCAGGCGATTATCCTTGTGGATGTCTCAACGTTTCTCTTCGCCTTCACCATCCTCTTGTCCTGTATCAGGATCCCACAGCGGGATTCTGTTTCCAAGACTGATAAAGAATCGGTTCTGAAGGCCACAGGGGAAGGAATTCGCTATCTCAAACAGAATCGCGGTATCCTGAACCTGATACTGTTCCTCTCTGCCATCAACCTGACCGCTTCTCTCTACAATGCAGCACTGCCTGCCATGTTGCTCTCCCGCTCAGGTGGCGGTGCAACGGCACTTGGTTGGGTTACCATGGTTACCGGTTTCGCAACACTGGTAGGGAGTATAGTAGCTTCTGTGATCAGGGCACCTAAAAGCAGGGTGAAAGTCATCTATTGGTCGCTGTTGTTCTCGATGAGTGCCGAGAATTTCATGCTTGCTTTCGGGAAATCAATTCCTGTTTGGTGTATAGGTGCAATACTCGGTTGGATTGCCATTCCGCTTATGGGTACGAACCTGGGGGCCATCCTGAGGCTTCATATTCCTATTGAGATGCAAGGCCGTGTGTATGCTACAAGGAATACGTTGCAATTCTGTACCATACCAGTAGGGTATTTGCTGGGGGGATTCTTGGTCGACCAGGTATTCGAGCCTTTTGTCGCCGAACATGCTACGAATGACCTTCTAATTTCACTGTTTGGTTCAGGCAAGGGTTCAGGTGCGGCATTTCTTTTTGCAGTGATCGGTGTCATTGGTGTGGCAACGTGCCTGGTTTTCGGCAAGAACCGAGCGATATGGGGTCTTGAACAGAAAGAACCGATGGATGAGAAAGACTAA